Proteins encoded by one window of Bacillus sp. DTU_2020_1000418_1_SI_GHA_SEK_038:
- a CDS encoding DUF4242 domain-containing protein, with amino-acid sequence MALYLVESILNEAVRTKEAFEAKVSEVQESVSGKNTSLIEVQVSKEFSRAFFIFEGEDRNAVTESLRELGISVALIKPVRLVGQDLAKVKEQKEKVNYLVEWNLPENLTMEQYLDRKTTNSVHYAEVPEVSFSRTYVCEDMTKCLCFYDAPDEGTVKKAREAVKAPIDTITELS; translated from the coding sequence ATGGCGCTATATCTTGTTGAATCTATTTTGAATGAGGCAGTAAGAACTAAGGAAGCATTTGAGGCTAAGGTATCCGAGGTACAGGAATCAGTTAGTGGGAAAAATACTAGTTTAATTGAAGTTCAAGTTTCAAAAGAGTTTTCTAGAGCCTTCTTCATTTTTGAAGGTGAAGACCGAAATGCGGTTACTGAAAGTTTAAGAGAATTAGGAATTTCCGTAGCTCTAATTAAGCCAGTGCGTTTAGTCGGCCAAGATTTGGCGAAGGTTAAGGAACAGAAGGAAAAAGTAAATTATTTAGTCGAGTGGAATCTCCCGGAAAATTTGACTATGGAACAATATCTAGATAGGAAGACGACAAATTCCGTTCATTATGCAGAGGTTCCAGAAGTTTCTTTTTCCAGAACTTACGTATGTGAAGATATGACGAAATGCCTGTGCTTTTATGATGCGCCGGACGAAGGAACAGTAAAAAAAGCACGTGAAGCGGTTAAAGCTCCAATTGACACAATAACTGAGCTTTCATAA
- a CDS encoding acyl-CoA dehydrogenase codes for MNFESLLQTHLKPLVRKIDSEAHYPEDFLKAIGKEGLLSSKDLPKGERLSREVYLVKETAKVCMTTAFNIWCHLASLTYIRNTDNPFLKHEILPYLESGELLGGTGLSNPMKYYAGLESLHLKAKRSQDGFVVSGNLPAVSNLGKDHWFGIIAEVDERQRIMAFVPCSAEGLTLKEKREYMGVNGSATYSCAFNDVRIQEEWIIAERADEFILNIRPAFVLYQIPLGLGVTEASIKSIQKVCNKQGGCNQYLDIQTDELQIILNEMTKKTFQIAESPNISEKWNELLQLRLDAVNLTLKSVHACMLHQGGAGYLKNSDPARRLRESYFLVNLTPTVKHLQKMIQKNITLPL; via the coding sequence ATGAATTTTGAAAGTTTGCTGCAGACACATCTGAAACCTCTAGTCAGAAAGATAGATTCAGAAGCCCACTACCCAGAAGATTTCCTAAAGGCTATTGGCAAAGAGGGGCTGCTTAGTTCGAAGGATTTGCCGAAGGGAGAAAGACTATCGCGAGAAGTGTATCTGGTAAAAGAAACGGCTAAGGTATGTATGACGACAGCTTTTAATATATGGTGTCATTTAGCTTCTTTAACTTATATCCGAAACACTGATAATCCATTTCTAAAACATGAAATTCTTCCTTATCTTGAAAGCGGGGAATTATTAGGCGGCACTGGCTTATCAAATCCGATGAAATATTATGCGGGTCTAGAGTCTTTACATTTAAAGGCAAAGAGGTCGCAAGATGGCTTTGTAGTTTCAGGGAATTTACCTGCTGTTTCTAACCTAGGAAAAGACCATTGGTTTGGAATTATTGCTGAGGTAGATGAACGCCAACGAATAATGGCTTTTGTCCCGTGCTCAGCTGAAGGATTAACTCTAAAGGAAAAACGAGAGTATATGGGAGTAAACGGAAGTGCCACCTATTCTTGTGCATTTAATGATGTAAGGATACAAGAAGAGTGGATAATTGCTGAACGGGCAGATGAATTTATACTTAATATTCGCCCGGCTTTTGTGCTATATCAAATTCCTCTCGGATTAGGAGTGACAGAGGCATCGATTAAATCTATTCAAAAGGTTTGCAACAAGCAGGGTGGATGCAATCAGTATTTAGATATTCAAACAGATGAACTGCAAATTATTTTAAATGAAATGACTAAGAAAACATTCCAAATTGCTGAAAGCCCCAATATTTCTGAGAAATGGAATGAGTTACTGCAGCTAAGACTTGATGCTGTGAATCTAACATTAAAATCCGTACACGCATGCATGCTTCATCAAGGTGGGGCGGGATACTTGAAAAATAGCGACCCAGCAAGAAGACTGAGAGAATCCTATTTCCTTGTTAATTTAACTCCAACTGTTAAGCATCTGCAAAAGATGATTCAGAAGAACATCACTTTGCCACTTTAA
- a CDS encoding LysM peptidoglycan-binding domain-containing protein — MNTISTKRKQRIAEMRKQRMKARNKKVAITTAAGAITAIILLNGKAEAYSSAYTVKPKDNLYNLSKKYQVSVEQLMEVNGLVSEKIIVGQRLLLPIQHTEEGSVSYTVQKGDTIYSLAKQYEISINDLKKKNNMNSDKIIAGEKLLLPLETHSDVESYYTVVAGDTLWGIAKRFGMTAKELAGANGLSKEMVLIGQKLNIPGSVQISKAEVVGAADSFTVEFTEQGKPLVLQVPYGTASDYQKKSSQKVHVIHKNGSVIQIY, encoded by the coding sequence TTGAACACAATTTCAACTAAGCGAAAACAGAGAATTGCTGAAATGCGCAAGCAAAGAATGAAAGCTCGTAATAAAAAAGTGGCTATTACTACTGCTGCTGGAGCTATTACAGCTATTATCTTATTAAACGGCAAAGCAGAAGCATATAGCTCAGCTTATACAGTTAAACCAAAAGATAATCTATATAACCTTTCTAAAAAGTATCAAGTAAGTGTAGAACAACTAATGGAAGTAAACGGTCTAGTGTCAGAAAAAATTATAGTAGGCCAGCGCCTTCTTTTACCTATTCAACACACTGAAGAGGGTTCTGTTTCATATACGGTCCAAAAAGGGGATACGATATACTCACTCGCTAAACAGTATGAAATATCTATTAATGATTTGAAAAAGAAAAACAATATGAATTCCGACAAAATAATTGCGGGGGAAAAACTCTTATTGCCACTAGAAACCCATAGCGATGTGGAAAGTTACTATACGGTTGTAGCAGGAGATACGTTATGGGGAATAGCAAAGCGCTTCGGGATGACAGCTAAAGAACTAGCTGGTGCAAATGGGCTTAGTAAGGAAATGGTTCTAATTGGACAGAAACTAAATATTCCTGGATCTGTTCAAATTTCTAAAGCGGAAGTGGTTGGAGCTGCTGATAGTTTTACTGTGGAATTTACGGAGCAAGGAAAACCTCTTGTTTTACAAGTGCCCTATGGAACAGCTTCAGATTATCAGAAGAAATCTAGTCAGAAAGTGCATGTGATCCATAAAAATGGATCAGTAATACAAATATATTAA
- a CDS encoding ABC transporter permease, whose product MKKRYLIASLIVLSILSLFVGVSHITPKDLLNLQSDETQIFLISRLPRLLAILFAGAGMSIAGLIMQQLSRNKFVSPTTAGTLDATRLGILVSMLLFANASLLEKMVVAFVFALAGTLLFMQLLDRIKFKDAIFIPLVGLMFGNILSSITTFFAYRADVIQNMSAWLQGDFSMIMKGRYELLYITIPLLVVAYLFANRFTVAGMGEDFSKNLGLSYKRVVNFGLILVALITVTVVLTVGMIPFLGLIIPNIVSIFKGDHLQKTLPHTALLGSSFLLVCDILGRVIIYPYEISISLMVGVIGSGIFLYLLFRRKAYA is encoded by the coding sequence ATGAAAAAAAGATACCTTATCGCCTCGCTCATTGTTCTATCAATCCTATCCCTTTTCGTTGGTGTGAGCCATATAACACCGAAGGATTTGCTGAATCTGCAATCTGATGAAACTCAAATTTTTCTCATCAGCCGCTTGCCAAGATTATTGGCAATCTTATTTGCAGGAGCAGGGATGAGTATTGCAGGGCTAATCATGCAGCAGCTCAGCCGGAATAAATTCGTTTCACCAACAACAGCGGGTACACTCGATGCTACTAGACTTGGAATTCTAGTGTCAATGCTGTTATTTGCGAATGCGTCTCTTCTTGAAAAAATGGTCGTTGCCTTTGTATTTGCGCTCGCCGGCACGCTTTTGTTTATGCAATTGCTTGACCGAATTAAATTTAAGGACGCAATTTTTATTCCGCTTGTTGGTTTAATGTTTGGAAACATCTTATCTTCGATTACGACCTTTTTTGCCTATCGGGCAGATGTCATCCAAAATATGTCTGCATGGCTCCAGGGTGATTTTTCAATGATAATGAAGGGACGATATGAGCTTTTATACATAACGATTCCATTGTTAGTAGTGGCCTATCTATTTGCGAATCGCTTTACAGTCGCAGGTATGGGGGAAGATTTTTCGAAAAACTTAGGTTTGTCCTATAAACGAGTTGTGAATTTTGGACTTATTCTTGTAGCACTAATAACCGTTACGGTTGTTCTAACAGTTGGAATGATTCCATTTCTTGGCTTAATTATCCCAAACATTGTTTCAATTTTTAAAGGGGATCATTTGCAAAAGACCTTACCGCATACCGCATTACTTGGCTCATCCTTTTTGCTTGTGTGTGATATATTGGGACGGGTTATTATTTACCCTTATGAGATTTCGATTAGCTTGATGGTAGGAGTCATTGGCAGCGGAATCTTCCTCTACTTACTATTTAGGAGGAAGGCGTATGCGTAA
- a CDS encoding iron chelate uptake ABC transporter family permease subunit, translated as MRNSIKMIILAVLAILFINIYLFHGLNGSFDYALPRRGIKVIAMVLTGISIAYATVVFQTIAHNRILTPSIMGLDSLYLLIQTIIIFFLGSGHVLVANRQYNFFLSVVAMIVFALLLYQLLFKNGKRPIYFLLLVGIIVGTFFSSISTFLQVLIDPNEFQRVQDRMFASFNNVNGDLVWLALIIIIAAIVIGVRSMNYLDVISLGRDHAVNLGVPYDLIVKRMLVLVAILISVATALVGPITFFGLIVANLSYQFFNTYRHTTIISGAMVMSIIALVGGQWVVERIFTFSTTLSVIINFFGGVYFIYLLLKESRSK; from the coding sequence ATGCGTAATTCTATAAAAATGATCATTCTCGCTGTACTAGCGATTTTGTTTATCAATATTTATTTATTTCACGGTTTAAATGGCAGCTTCGATTATGCATTGCCGCGAAGAGGAATTAAAGTCATTGCTATGGTTCTAACAGGTATATCCATTGCGTATGCAACAGTGGTTTTCCAAACGATTGCGCATAACCGAATCTTAACACCGAGTATAATGGGGCTTGATTCCCTCTATTTACTCATCCAAACGATTATTATTTTCTTTTTAGGATCCGGTCATGTATTGGTCGCCAATCGGCAGTATAATTTCTTTTTATCAGTTGTAGCTATGATTGTATTTGCCTTATTACTCTATCAACTGCTTTTTAAAAATGGAAAGCGGCCGATATACTTCCTTTTGCTTGTTGGGATAATTGTAGGAACGTTTTTTTCCAGCATTTCTACTTTCCTGCAGGTGCTTATTGACCCGAATGAGTTTCAAAGAGTGCAAGATCGGATGTTTGCAAGCTTTAATAATGTGAATGGTGATTTAGTATGGCTTGCGTTAATCATTATTATCGCCGCAATTGTAATAGGTGTAAGGTCAATGAACTATTTGGATGTTATCTCGCTTGGCCGTGATCATGCCGTAAACCTTGGTGTTCCGTACGATCTAATTGTGAAACGAATGCTCGTTTTGGTAGCTATATTAATTTCTGTTGCTACTGCATTAGTTGGCCCGATTACGTTTTTCGGTCTGATTGTAGCTAATTTATCATATCAGTTTTTCAATACCTACAGACATACCACAATCATTAGTGGTGCAATGGTCATGAGTATCATTGCGCTTGTGGGGGGGCAGTGGGTTGTGGAGCGAATCTTTACGTTCTCGACAACTCTTAGTGTCATCATTAATTTTTTCGGTGGCGTGTATTTCATTTATTTACTGCTAAAGGAGAGTCGATCTAAATGA
- a CDS encoding ABC transporter ATP-binding protein, producing MIQVRALSKFYGKKPVVENVTVDIHPGKITSFIGPNGAGKSTLLSMVSRLIEADTGEVLIENSHVKKMKSNDFSKRVSILKQSNYMNVRLTIRELVSFGRFPYSKGHLNEEDEKMVDQAIKYMGLTDMQHDFLDELSGGQRQRAFIAMVIAQDTDYILLDEPLNNLDMKHSVQIMKILRRLVDELGKTVVIVLHDINFASVYSDRIVALKDGKVVKNGPTNEIIQSDSLKEIYDMDIPIKKINDCRICVYFSS from the coding sequence ATGATTCAAGTCCGTGCCTTATCCAAATTTTATGGGAAAAAGCCTGTCGTTGAAAATGTGACAGTCGATATTCATCCAGGAAAAATTACTTCCTTTATCGGTCCAAATGGAGCTGGGAAATCAACGCTGCTTTCGATGGTTAGCCGATTAATCGAAGCGGATACGGGTGAGGTGCTGATTGAAAACTCTCACGTAAAGAAAATGAAATCGAATGACTTTTCCAAGCGTGTGTCCATTTTAAAACAATCCAACTATATGAATGTAAGGCTGACGATTCGTGAACTCGTGTCGTTTGGGAGGTTCCCATATTCAAAGGGGCACCTGAACGAGGAAGATGAGAAGATGGTCGATCAAGCGATTAAATATATGGGATTAACCGATATGCAGCATGACTTTCTTGATGAACTATCTGGTGGCCAGCGCCAGCGAGCATTTATCGCCATGGTAATTGCACAGGATACGGACTATATTTTGCTCGATGAGCCGTTGAATAATTTAGATATGAAGCATTCCGTCCAAATTATGAAAATTCTCCGCCGCCTAGTGGATGAGTTAGGAAAAACGGTTGTCATTGTCCTGCACGATATCAATTTCGCCTCTGTCTATTCAGACCGGATTGTGGCTTTGAAGGACGGGAAGGTTGTAAAAAATGGACCGACAAATGAAATCATTCAGTCGGATTCATTAAAAGAAATATATGATATGGATATTCCAATTAAAAAAATAAATGATTGCCGAATTTGCGTTTATTTTAGTTCATAG